In the Leptolyngbya sp. SIO1E4 genome, one interval contains:
- the tkt gene encoding transketolase translates to MVVASQSLEALCVNSIRFLAIDAVEKANSGHPGLPMGAAPMAYVLWKQFMRFNPKNPNWFNRDRFVLSAGHGCMLQYALLYLTGYDSVTLDDIKQFRQWESTTPGHPENFETAGVEVTTGPLGQGICNGVGLAMAEAHLAARFNKPDCTVVDHYTYVILGDGCNMEGVSGEACSLAGHLGLGKLIALYDDNHISIDGSTDIAFTEDVSKRFEAYGWHVLHVENGNTDLDAIAKAIAEAKTVTDKPSMIKVTTTIGYGSPNKADSAGVHGAPLGTDEINLTRESLGWTYGDFEVPEDALNHMRQAIEQGASYQAEWESTLASYRTKYPEEAALFERMLSGKLPDNWADALPTYATSDKAIATRKTSEATLNALAPALPELVGGSADLAKSNNTLMTISGDFQKGAYENRNLRFGVREHGMGAICNGIALHNSGLIPYCATFLVFADYMRAAIRLSALSQAGVIYVMTHDSVGLGEDGPTHQPVETIASLRAIPNLTVIRPADGTETSGAYKVAVESRKTPTLMAFSRQNLPQIAGTSVEGVAKGAYVISDSTGTPDIILIGTGSELSLCVEAADKLKADGKQVRVVSMPSWERFEAQDAAYQASVFPKAVTKRLAVEAGIGMGWCRYVGAEGDVISVDRFGASAPGKTVMEAFGYTVDNVLARAKALLS, encoded by the coding sequence ATGGTTGTCGCATCCCAATCTTTAGAGGCGCTTTGCGTCAATTCGATTCGCTTTCTGGCAATTGATGCCGTTGAAAAGGCTAATTCTGGCCACCCCGGGCTGCCAATGGGGGCGGCTCCTATGGCCTATGTGCTTTGGAAACAGTTTATGCGGTTCAATCCTAAGAACCCGAACTGGTTCAATCGCGATCGCTTCGTCTTGTCTGCTGGCCATGGCTGCATGCTACAGTATGCGCTTTTGTATCTCACGGGCTATGACAGCGTTACCCTTGACGATATTAAACAGTTCCGTCAGTGGGAATCGACGACACCAGGGCACCCTGAGAATTTTGAGACAGCCGGGGTTGAAGTGACAACAGGGCCGCTGGGACAGGGCATCTGTAATGGGGTCGGGTTGGCGATGGCAGAAGCCCATCTAGCTGCCCGCTTCAACAAGCCTGACTGCACCGTGGTTGATCACTACACCTATGTAATTTTGGGCGACGGTTGCAACATGGAGGGGGTTTCTGGAGAAGCCTGCTCCCTCGCTGGGCACTTAGGGTTGGGCAAACTCATTGCGCTTTACGACGACAACCACATCTCCATCGACGGTTCCACTGACATCGCCTTTACTGAAGACGTGTCAAAGCGCTTTGAAGCCTATGGCTGGCATGTTCTACATGTCGAAAATGGCAACACCGATCTCGATGCGATCGCGAAGGCCATCGCAGAAGCGAAAACGGTGACAGACAAGCCTTCCATGATTAAGGTCACCACGACGATTGGGTATGGCTCCCCGAACAAAGCGGATTCGGCAGGGGTGCATGGTGCCCCGTTAGGCACGGATGAAATTAATCTCACCCGTGAGTCTCTGGGATGGACCTATGGTGATTTTGAAGTGCCTGAAGATGCCCTCAATCATATGCGTCAGGCCATCGAGCAGGGTGCTAGCTACCAGGCTGAGTGGGAATCTACCTTAGCCAGCTATCGGACGAAGTATCCCGAAGAGGCTGCCCTGTTTGAGCGCATGCTCTCTGGCAAGCTGCCAGACAACTGGGCCGATGCGCTGCCGACCTATGCAACCAGTGATAAGGCGATCGCCACCCGGAAAACCTCTGAAGCAACCCTCAATGCTCTCGCCCCAGCGCTCCCTGAATTGGTGGGTGGCTCTGCAGATTTAGCCAAGTCTAACAACACCCTGATGACCATCTCTGGAGATTTCCAGAAAGGGGCATACGAGAACCGCAACCTGCGCTTCGGCGTTCGTGAACATGGCATGGGGGCCATCTGTAACGGGATTGCCCTGCACAACTCTGGGTTGATTCCCTACTGTGCCACCTTCCTGGTCTTCGCTGACTATATGCGGGCTGCCATTCGGCTATCAGCGCTGTCCCAAGCAGGGGTCATTTATGTGATGACCCACGATTCTGTTGGTCTGGGTGAAGATGGCCCCACCCACCAACCCGTGGAGACCATTGCCTCCCTCCGGGCGATTCCGAACCTGACCGTTATCCGCCCAGCGGATGGAACTGAGACCTCTGGGGCCTATAAAGTTGCGGTCGAGAGTCGGAAAACTCCAACGCTGATGGCCTTCTCTCGCCAAAACCTACCTCAAATTGCCGGAACATCCGTTGAGGGTGTTGCCAAGGGAGCGTACGTGATCTCTGACAGCACAGGGACACCAGACATTATCCTGATTGGCACGGGTAGTGAACTGTCACTCTGTGTTGAAGCCGCCGACAAGCTTAAGGCAGACGGTAAGCAAGTGCGAGTGGTATCCATGCCGTCTTGGGAACGCTTTGAAGCCCAGGATGCCGCTTACCAAGCATCGGTTTTCCCGAAAGCTGTCACCAAGCGTCTTGCGGTTGAAGCCGGTATTGGTATGGGCTGGTGCCGCTATGTGGGCGCGGAAGGAGATGTCATTAGCGTTGATCGCTTTGGCGCTTCAGCACCCGGTAAAACGGTGATGGAGGCCTTTGGCTATACCGTTGATAACGTCCTTGCGCGAGCCAAGGCATTGTTGAGCTAG
- a CDS encoding DUF389 domain-containing protein produces the protein MQIPPLFQRLSDQIQSWLIKVPILKLRASLLEDSQLTLNFLVLLTGSCLIATFGLIINSAAVIIGAMIIAPLMQPLRGFAFAAIEGDRELLRISAASITIGTLTGIMVSCLAGALMGIPEFGSEVLARTQPTLIDLLIALVAGAISSYAKIRPEIGDALPGTAIAVALMPPLCAVGLTLSQGQWAYSSGAFLLYFTNLLGINLACTIVYVLVGYTRRDNQFSRTLSWSVSAALIAILVIPLGLSSLELIRQSRLNYSMQTILNNSPLLARQDVELLETRIVWQTSEIELVVRASDLITPEEVAIVERAVATELGQSFKVSFNVTQSTKVSDPTTP, from the coding sequence ATGCAAATTCCCCCCTTGTTTCAGCGGCTGAGTGACCAGATTCAGTCGTGGCTCATCAAAGTGCCCATTCTCAAGCTGCGGGCGTCTCTGCTTGAAGACTCCCAGCTGACCCTCAACTTTTTGGTCTTGCTCACAGGCTCTTGTCTGATTGCAACCTTTGGGTTGATTATCAACAGCGCCGCTGTCATTATTGGCGCAATGATTATTGCCCCCCTCATGCAGCCGCTGCGGGGCTTTGCTTTTGCGGCCATTGAAGGCGATCGAGAGCTGCTGAGAATCAGTGCCGCATCTATTACCATTGGCACCTTGACTGGCATTATGGTGTCCTGCCTGGCAGGGGCACTGATGGGGATTCCCGAATTTGGCAGTGAAGTGCTGGCTCGTACCCAGCCGACGCTGATTGACCTCTTGATTGCCCTGGTTGCCGGTGCGATTAGCAGCTATGCCAAAATTCGCCCTGAAATTGGTGATGCGCTACCCGGAACGGCGATCGCGGTGGCCCTGATGCCGCCCCTCTGTGCGGTTGGGCTCACGCTATCGCAAGGGCAGTGGGCCTACAGCAGCGGGGCTTTTTTGCTTTACTTTACGAACCTGTTGGGCATCAACCTCGCCTGCACGATTGTCTATGTCTTAGTTGGATATACTCGCCGGGACAACCAGTTTAGCCGCACCCTCAGCTGGAGTGTGAGTGCGGCTCTGATTGCGATACTGGTTATTCCTCTGGGTCTTAGCTCTCTAGAACTGATTCGTCAGAGCCGCCTGAACTATTCCATGCAAACCATTTTGAACAACAGCCCGCTGCTGGCTCGACAGGATGTTGAACTCTTAGAAACCCGCATTGTCTGGCAGACCTCAGAGATTGAACTGGTGGTGCGGGCCTCTGATCTGATCACCCCTGAGGAGGTGGCGATCGTAGAACGGGCGGTTGCTACTGAACTGGGGCAGTCCTTCAAAGTCTCTTTCAACGTGACCCAGTCGACTAAGGTCAGCGACCCTACCACGCCGTAG
- the acpP gene encoding acyl carrier protein, giving the protein MSQEEVFEKVQKIVSEQLGVDEAEVKPEASFANDLGADSLDTVELVMALEEEFDIEIPDEAAEGIGTVQAAVDFIKDKKAA; this is encoded by the coding sequence ATGAGCCAGGAAGAGGTTTTTGAGAAAGTCCAGAAGATTGTCTCTGAGCAACTGGGCGTAGATGAGGCAGAAGTCAAGCCAGAAGCTAGCTTTGCTAACGACTTAGGGGCAGACTCCTTGGATACCGTTGAGCTCGTAATGGCGCTTGAAGAAGAATTCGATATCGAAATTCCTGACGAAGCTGCTGAGGGTATCGGCACCGTTCAGGCGGCAGTCGATTTCATCAAAGATAAGAAGGCCGCCTAG
- a CDS encoding efflux RND transporter periplasmic adaptor subunit, producing MTSNSLPPESTCPASGPRFIEKIQQHPRRAIGLGALGLLLLVGVPVMQTRLASPRVEAAKVDQATVLPVETLTVEAVDRYEVARTYTGEIAALRTSELGFARSGQLVEVYLQEGDRVAAGAPIARLDTRNLQTQRQQLEAEKARAMAQLAELETGPRAEDIAAAAAAVRDLEQQLALQETQRSRREFLYEEGAISKEELDEFAFGEGALQARLDQSQSNLEELQNGTRQEQLDAQRALIQQLDASIADLDVTISKSTINAPFDGIVSTRQVDEGTVVNAGQSVLRLVENAAPEARIGMPTDIANQLQAGTSQMLRLGAETYSATVDSVLPEVDPETRTQTVVFRLEPAAIPSISPGQTVRAELIETIPTDGVWLPTEALTQGIRGLWNCYVLTPSDEGNPDTYEVQPQAVEILHQEGDRALVRGTLQPGDQIVANGTHRLVPGQQVRLAN from the coding sequence ATGACTTCTAACTCATTACCCCCTGAATCGACATGCCCGGCCTCAGGCCCAAGATTTATCGAGAAAATTCAACAGCACCCTCGTCGTGCCATTGGCTTGGGTGCCTTGGGCCTGTTGCTGCTAGTGGGTGTTCCCGTGATGCAAACGCGCCTGGCGAGCCCGCGAGTTGAGGCTGCCAAAGTCGACCAGGCTACAGTTTTACCCGTAGAGACGCTCACCGTTGAGGCGGTTGACCGTTATGAGGTGGCCCGCACGTACACCGGTGAGATTGCTGCCCTGCGAACCAGTGAACTCGGGTTTGCGCGGAGTGGTCAATTGGTTGAAGTGTATCTACAAGAGGGCGATCGCGTTGCGGCTGGAGCCCCCATCGCCCGTTTAGATACTCGCAACCTACAAACCCAGCGCCAGCAGCTAGAAGCGGAAAAAGCTCGGGCTATGGCTCAACTGGCAGAGCTGGAGACCGGGCCGAGGGCCGAAGATATCGCCGCGGCGGCTGCAGCGGTAAGAGACCTGGAGCAACAGTTGGCGCTGCAAGAAACTCAGCGATCGCGCCGTGAATTTCTGTACGAAGAGGGTGCCATTTCCAAAGAAGAGCTAGACGAATTTGCGTTTGGTGAGGGGGCACTGCAGGCTCGCCTAGACCAGTCTCAAAGCAATTTAGAAGAACTCCAAAACGGAACCCGTCAGGAACAGCTGGATGCTCAACGTGCACTTATCCAGCAGCTCGATGCCAGCATTGCCGACTTGGATGTCACGATCAGTAAAAGCACTATCAACGCGCCCTTTGATGGCATTGTTTCCACCCGGCAAGTAGATGAGGGGACCGTCGTTAACGCGGGTCAATCGGTGCTACGACTGGTGGAAAATGCGGCACCGGAGGCCCGAATTGGGATGCCGACAGATATTGCCAACCAGCTTCAGGCAGGGACCTCCCAAATGCTGAGGCTTGGGGCCGAAACCTATTCAGCCACGGTAGATTCCGTTCTACCAGAGGTTGATCCAGAGACGCGCACACAAACCGTGGTCTTTCGCTTAGAGCCTGCGGCTATTCCTAGCATCAGTCCGGGGCAGACGGTGCGGGCAGAGCTGATCGAAACGATACCGACCGATGGCGTTTGGCTCCCCACAGAAGCCTTGACCCAGGGCATTCGGGGGCTCTGGAACTGCTACGTTTTGACCCCGTCCGACGAGGGCAATCCAGATACATATGAAGTCCAGCCGCAAGCCGTTGAGATTTTGCATCAAGAGGGCGATCGCGCGTTAGTTCGAGGCACGCTGCAGCCGGGCGATCAGATTGTCGCCAACGGTACCCATCGCCTGGTGCCCGGCCAGCAAGTCCGTCTGGCCAATTAA
- the fabF gene encoding beta-ketoacyl-ACP synthase II, protein MTELEKKRVVITGLGAITPLGNDLESYWQGLIEGRSGIGPITHFDAAKHVTRIAAEVKGFDPHDYMDRKDAKRMDRFAQFAVATSQQALADARLDITALNAEQVGVMIGTGVGGLKVMEEQQAVYLSRGPSRCSPFMVPMMIANMAAGLTAIHTGAKGPNSCPVTACAAGSNAIGDAFRLVQQGYVQAMICGGTEAAVTPLSVAGFASARALSTRNDDPQSASRPFDRDRDGFVIGEGCGILILESLEHALSRGARIYAEIIGYGMTCDAYHMTAPVPGGEGAARCIQLALKDAEMVPDQVSYINAHGTSTPANDPTETQAIKTALGKAVNKIAISSTKSMTGHLLGGSGGIEGVATAMAVTNDCAPPTINLVNPDPECDLDYVPNQHRRMPIDVALSNSFGFGGHNVTLVFKKYRS, encoded by the coding sequence ATGACAGAGTTGGAAAAGAAGCGAGTTGTCATTACGGGTTTGGGGGCGATTACGCCGCTCGGTAATGATTTGGAGAGCTACTGGCAAGGACTGATAGAGGGGCGATCAGGCATCGGGCCGATTACTCACTTTGATGCGGCTAAACATGTAACCCGCATTGCAGCTGAGGTCAAAGGGTTTGATCCCCATGACTATATGGATCGGAAAGATGCCAAGCGGATGGATCGTTTTGCTCAGTTTGCGGTAGCCACCAGCCAACAGGCACTTGCTGATGCTCGCCTAGATATCACTGCCCTCAATGCTGAACAGGTTGGGGTCATGATTGGGACCGGTGTGGGTGGTCTCAAAGTGATGGAAGAGCAGCAAGCGGTTTATTTGAGCCGGGGGCCTAGCCGCTGTAGCCCGTTTATGGTGCCAATGATGATCGCCAACATGGCTGCTGGGCTGACGGCGATTCACACAGGGGCCAAAGGTCCTAACTCTTGCCCGGTGACAGCTTGTGCTGCTGGGTCTAATGCCATTGGGGATGCGTTTCGCTTAGTGCAACAGGGCTACGTTCAAGCCATGATCTGTGGGGGTACCGAGGCAGCTGTCACGCCCTTGTCTGTGGCTGGGTTTGCCTCTGCCAGGGCGCTATCTACCCGTAACGATGACCCTCAGTCAGCGAGTCGTCCTTTTGATCGCGATCGCGATGGCTTTGTGATTGGGGAAGGATGCGGCATCCTCATCCTAGAATCGCTAGAGCATGCTTTGAGTCGAGGGGCTCGAATTTACGCTGAAATTATTGGCTACGGAATGACCTGCGATGCTTATCACATGACGGCTCCGGTGCCTGGTGGTGAAGGGGCTGCCCGGTGTATTCAGCTAGCGCTCAAAGATGCGGAGATGGTGCCCGACCAGGTCAGCTACATTAATGCCCACGGAACTAGCACCCCAGCCAACGATCCGACGGAGACCCAAGCTATCAAGACCGCATTGGGGAAAGCGGTCAACAAGATTGCAATCAGTTCTACCAAGTCGATGACCGGGCATTTGCTCGGGGGCTCAGGCGGAATTGAGGGGGTTGCAACCGCCATGGCAGTCACGAACGATTGTGCCCCTCCGACCATTAACTTAGTCAACCCTGACCCCGAGTGTGACTTAGATTATGTGCCCAATCAGCATCGGCGGATGCCTATAGACGTTGCACTCTCCAACTCCTTTGGGTTTGGTGGGCATAACGTCACGCTGGTTTTCAAAAAATACCGTAGCTGA
- a CDS encoding efflux RND transporter permease subunit, with amino-acid sequence MVRPFYKNIRLLILTAVMLLAWGISSFQALPRQEDPELISRIAVVQTAFPGASAERVEALVTTVLEEELSEIDEIKVLESGSRVGFSTVLVELVDAVTDAQPIWSKVRDEMDDAAAQFPPGVAVPELDEAYVKAYTEIASLTWTLPSEPNYAVLRRYAEELGVIMRGVNGTEEVEFFGDPDEEVLVEVDAPALVGVGLSPQQLAQQISLSDAKVTAGQLRSPEQDLAIEVESELETIEQIRQIPVQSGSGQFTRLSDIARVTRGVRYPLSDQAIVSGKPAVVLGVMMQSGLRIDQWAATVRQELDAFGDRLPQGVSLDLIFDQSSYVENRISTLMMNLLFGAALVVLVALVGMGWRSALVVGLALPLSVFAVLGWMTIFGVAIHQMSVTGLIIALGLLIDNAVVVVDEIQVEMHHGVEPLQAVTRTVKYLQVPLLASTLTTVLTFLPIYLLPGSAGEFVGSIALSVILSLISSLAISLTVIAALAGRMLKNSNRDYERARQKTQHSLLDRGIMFLMKPGAWWYEGFSSPQLGRIYRWSIGRVIARPLLGVALTMAVPLMGFIAAGTLEEQFFPLVNRDQFQIEVEFASQTAIAQTREQVLLARDRILEHDEVQDVHWFLGESAPKFYYNLTGNRENQAQYAQAMVQLKSEQNVESIVHEIQAQLDPLFPSARVIVQQLQQGPPYDAPVEMRIIGPDIETLRRLGLEVRAMLTAIPDVVNVRDDLTEGRPKLGLMVDNEQVQQAGLNNTELAQQLEAYSEGVIGGAILESTENLPVRVRLTNPDRASLNQLASLDLRPNQAQDRGFRPTSALGEFELLAENANIARRDEQRVNTVQAYITAGVLPDTVLNALREQLEANNFQLPPGYRYEFGGEFEERNSAVGNLLLYVPLLVLVMVTALVLSLGSFRLSGIVAAVAMGSVGMALFSLKAFGSLLGFMAIVGTMGLVGIAINGAIIVLSAFNEDPQAREGDPRAVQEVVVKATRHVLTTTITTMVGFIPLLADGDPFWQPLAIAIAGGIGGSPFLALYFTPAAYLLFLNRRKSTPKTHYPATVPDPQSL; translated from the coding sequence ATGGTTCGCCCGTTTTACAAAAACATTCGCCTCTTGATCTTGACGGCTGTGATGCTATTGGCCTGGGGGATATCCTCTTTTCAGGCCCTACCCCGTCAAGAAGATCCCGAACTCATTTCCCGCATTGCCGTTGTTCAAACGGCGTTTCCGGGGGCCAGTGCCGAACGTGTCGAAGCTCTCGTCACGACTGTCCTCGAAGAAGAACTCTCCGAGATTGACGAAATTAAAGTTCTCGAATCCGGCTCACGGGTTGGCTTTTCGACCGTTTTAGTGGAGCTGGTAGATGCGGTCACCGATGCCCAACCCATCTGGTCCAAGGTGCGAGATGAGATGGACGATGCCGCCGCTCAGTTTCCCCCTGGGGTCGCGGTTCCCGAGCTAGACGAAGCCTATGTCAAGGCGTACACGGAGATCGCTTCCCTCACCTGGACCCTGCCCAGTGAGCCTAACTATGCCGTACTCCGTCGCTACGCTGAAGAACTGGGCGTTATTATGCGCGGCGTTAACGGTACTGAGGAGGTGGAATTCTTTGGCGACCCAGACGAAGAGGTCCTGGTTGAAGTCGATGCTCCGGCGCTCGTGGGCGTTGGCCTTTCGCCTCAGCAATTGGCTCAGCAAATTAGCCTCAGCGACGCCAAGGTGACGGCAGGTCAGCTACGCAGCCCGGAGCAAGACCTAGCGATTGAGGTGGAGAGTGAGCTAGAGACGATAGAACAGATTCGCCAGATTCCGGTGCAATCCGGTAGCGGCCAGTTTACTCGCCTGAGTGACATCGCCCGTGTCACTCGGGGGGTGCGCTATCCTCTCAGCGATCAGGCCATTGTCAGTGGTAAACCAGCCGTGGTGCTGGGGGTCATGATGCAGTCAGGCCTGCGGATCGACCAGTGGGCGGCTACTGTACGCCAGGAGCTGGATGCTTTTGGCGATCGCCTCCCGCAAGGCGTCAGCCTAGACCTCATCTTTGACCAAAGCAGTTATGTGGAAAATCGCATCAGCACGCTGATGATGAACTTGCTGTTTGGGGCGGCTCTAGTCGTGCTGGTGGCTCTGGTGGGTATGGGCTGGCGTTCGGCCTTGGTCGTTGGGCTGGCATTGCCGCTTAGTGTCTTTGCCGTCCTGGGTTGGATGACGATATTTGGTGTGGCTATTCATCAAATGTCGGTAACGGGTTTGATTATCGCCTTGGGGTTGCTCATTGATAACGCCGTGGTTGTCGTCGATGAAATTCAGGTCGAGATGCACCACGGGGTAGAACCCCTGCAAGCCGTGACGAGAACGGTGAAGTACCTGCAGGTACCCCTGCTAGCCTCCACCCTGACCACCGTGCTGACCTTTTTACCCATTTACTTACTCCCAGGATCAGCGGGTGAGTTTGTGGGTTCCATTGCCCTCAGCGTAATTTTGTCGCTGATTTCGTCTTTGGCAATTTCTCTGACCGTGATTGCGGCCCTGGCCGGGCGAATGCTGAAAAACAGTAACCGGGACTATGAGCGAGCCCGGCAGAAGACACAGCACAGCCTGTTGGACCGGGGCATCATGTTCTTGATGAAGCCTGGAGCCTGGTGGTATGAAGGGTTCTCCTCCCCGCAGTTGGGTCGTATCTACCGCTGGTCCATTGGTCGTGTTATCGCCCGGCCCCTGCTGGGAGTTGCTCTCACGATGGCAGTGCCGCTGATGGGCTTTATCGCAGCGGGCACCTTAGAAGAGCAGTTTTTCCCCCTCGTTAACCGCGATCAGTTTCAGATTGAGGTGGAATTTGCATCGCAAACTGCGATCGCCCAAACGCGCGAACAAGTCCTTTTGGCGCGCGATCGCATTCTAGAGCACGACGAAGTCCAAGACGTTCATTGGTTCCTGGGGGAAAGTGCTCCCAAGTTTTACTACAACCTCACAGGCAATCGTGAAAATCAAGCTCAATACGCCCAGGCCATGGTGCAGCTCAAGTCTGAGCAGAATGTGGAAAGCATCGTGCACGAAATACAAGCTCAGCTTGATCCGCTGTTTCCCTCTGCACGGGTGATTGTGCAACAGCTTCAACAGGGTCCTCCCTATGACGCCCCGGTAGAGATGCGCATCATCGGGCCTGATATTGAAACCTTGCGACGCCTTGGGCTGGAAGTCCGGGCCATGCTGACGGCGATTCCCGATGTTGTCAACGTGAGAGATGACCTGACAGAAGGGCGGCCCAAACTGGGGTTGATGGTGGATAACGAACAGGTCCAGCAAGCCGGGTTGAATAATACTGAGCTGGCTCAGCAGCTAGAAGCCTACTCAGAAGGGGTCATAGGGGGAGCCATTCTGGAGTCCACCGAAAACTTGCCGGTGCGGGTGCGCCTCACCAACCCCGATCGCGCCAGCTTAAACCAACTCGCTTCGCTAGATCTGCGTCCCAACCAAGCCCAAGATCGAGGCTTTCGCCCCACCTCCGCTCTAGGTGAATTTGAACTGCTGGCTGAGAACGCCAATATTGCTCGTCGCGATGAGCAACGGGTCAATACTGTCCAGGCTTACATCACCGCTGGGGTGCTGCCAGATACGGTGCTCAACGCCCTGCGAGAACAACTGGAGGCCAACAATTTCCAGCTACCCCCAGGCTACCGGTACGAGTTTGGCGGCGAATTTGAAGAACGCAATTCAGCCGTCGGTAATCTGTTGCTGTATGTGCCACTGCTGGTATTGGTGATGGTGACGGCACTGGTGTTATCCCTCGGATCTTTCCGGCTGTCAGGCATTGTGGCAGCTGTTGCCATGGGCTCGGTCGGGATGGCGTTATTCTCCCTGAAGGCCTTCGGCTCCCTGCTTGGGTTTATGGCGATCGTCGGCACCATGGGGTTGGTGGGTATTGCCATTAATGGGGCCATTATCGTGCTCTCCGCATTCAATGAAGACCCGCAAGCTAGGGAGGGTGACCCCAGAGCCGTCCAAGAGGTTGTGGTCAAGGCCACCCGTCACGTTTTGACGACCACAATCACCACGATGGTGGGCTTTATTCCGTTGCTTGCCGATGGCGATCCGTTCTGGCAGCCCCTAGCTATTGCGATCGCAGGGGGGATCGGCGGCTCACCTTTTCTGGCGCTCTACTTTACGCCAGCGGCCTATTTACTATTTCTAAACCGACGCAAATCAACGCCTAAAACTCACTACCCTGCGACAGTCCCTGACCCGCAATCCTTATAG
- the psaC gene encoding photosystem I iron-sulfur center protein PsaC, with amino-acid sequence MSHSVKIYDTCIGCTQCVRACPLDVLEMVPWDGCKAGQIAASPRTEDCVGCKRCETACPTDFLSIRVYLGAETTRSMGLAY; translated from the coding sequence ATGTCTCATTCCGTCAAAATTTACGATACTTGCATCGGCTGTACGCAGTGCGTGCGTGCCTGCCCGCTAGACGTCCTGGAAATGGTGCCCTGGGACGGTTGCAAGGCAGGCCAGATTGCAGCCTCTCCTCGTACTGAGGACTGTGTCGGATGCAAGCGATGCGAAACTGCCTGCCCTACTGATTTCTTAAGCATCCGGGTTTATCTGGGCGCTGAAACCACTCGCAGCATGGGTCTGGCTTACTAA
- a CDS encoding TetR family transcriptional regulator: MGADPSIDTKEQILNVAEHMIAERGFAGTTLRSVVSKAGVNLAAVHYHFGSKEELFRATVERIARPVVEQELAGLRRLQQEKESPSVEEILTVFLVSPLKLLMGYENSRRVRAQFMGRCRTEPEPVQSIATKEFDASSQAFLEALQRALPNQSRAQLQWKFDLAITSLVRVQMEVGKPGALIQSTQPEDIQEAVSQLVKFLAEGMRA; this comes from the coding sequence ATGGGTGCCGATCCCTCGATAGATACCAAAGAGCAAATTCTCAATGTGGCTGAGCACATGATTGCAGAGCGAGGATTTGCGGGCACCACGCTGCGGAGTGTTGTCAGTAAAGCCGGCGTTAACTTGGCGGCGGTTCACTATCACTTTGGTTCAAAGGAAGAGTTATTTCGAGCAACTGTTGAGCGGATTGCCCGGCCTGTTGTGGAACAAGAACTCGCTGGTTTAAGGCGTCTGCAACAGGAAAAGGAATCTCCATCTGTCGAAGAGATTTTGACCGTTTTTTTGGTGTCGCCGCTGAAATTGCTGATGGGATATGAAAACTCCCGCAGGGTGCGGGCTCAGTTCATGGGGCGATGCCGAACTGAACCGGAACCGGTTCAGAGTATTGCGACAAAAGAGTTTGATGCCAGTTCTCAAGCTTTTTTAGAGGCGCTGCAGCGGGCGCTGCCGAACCAGTCAAGAGCCCAACTTCAATGGAAGTTTGACCTGGCGATTACGAGCTTGGTTCGCGTGCAAATGGAGGTTGGCAAGCCGGGTGCGCTGATCCAAAGCACACAACCCGAGGATATTCAGGAGGCCGTTTCACAGTTGGTGAAGTTTCTGGCAGAAGGAATGCGGGCTTGA